The Symphalangus syndactylus isolate Jambi chromosome 1, NHGRI_mSymSyn1-v2.1_pri, whole genome shotgun sequence DNA segment TGCCCACCCACTGAGGTGCCACCTCAAGACAGGTCATCCAGGTCCACTTCAGGGATCGGGTCTCGCCAGTAGCAGAAGGAGCTGAACTCCGGGCAGGGAAAAGCGGAATTCTGCTCCTTACTGAGAAGGGGGAACACATGCTCCACGAGCTCACTCAGCCTGTGATACCTAAGAGAAAGGTTGGGGAAGAGGCACAGACTATTACTTCAAGATCGGTCAAAGGCACAAGATGCGGGGCTGTGAAGCTGTCACTCAGATTGCTCAGGTGGGCAGGTTCAGAGGCAGGCCTCAGTCCCATCACAGGGCTCAAACTCCCTCTTACAAGTCTAGGATAACCAGAGACCCCTCAAACAGATGTTGTGAAAGAGAGATACCCACAGAGGAGATGTAGTTGATCCTTTGATCGCGGCCTGATCTCAAGGATCGGGGGAAAAGGACAGGGTCTGTCTGTCCCCAACTGTACCCCTGGCTGCAGGGTGCTGGGCTGAGAGCTGAGAATGTACTTACGATGACTTGTTTCCTTTGGTTCTTTCTTGTATTAATTCACCCTTGGGGTTCACGGTGAATATTCTACAGTCTGGAACTCCAACTTGTGTGTAGGCATAGACATCCTGCAGAAGAAAATAGCAAGCGGGTGATTCCAGGGAGGAGAATTCAGGAGATACTTCTCAGGCTCCTTGTGAGCCAGAAGCACTGCACAGACAGACTCGACAGAAAACATGCGGAGGCAGCACAGTGCAGTTGCCACCAAAACTGAGCTTTAGACAAACCTAAACTACAGAGTGGTGCTTGGAGAGTCAGAAAACTTGGGCAGCCACCAAGGGGAAGCCAGGGGCCCTGGCACAGAAGAGGCCAGAGAGGCCACATCTTCTGCACACCTGAGGCCCGATGGCCCTGCAGAAGGGAGGCAGGTTGGGAAGTGCTAGCAAAGGGCCAGCACTGACCCTGGCTCTGGGGTGATCCAAGGACGCAGCTTAGAACTGCTTAGAAGAGGAGCCGGAGTTGCCTGAGGAAATGGAATGGCAGACACAGAAACGATGGAAAAGCGTCCTTCGTATAAATTCTGGGGCAGATCTGCACCTACAGGACCTCCCCAGCTGCTATAGATATTTGGAATAGATCAAGTGAAAACCGAACAAGCAGAACAGATGTCTCATTTTGCTTACAAAACTGCTTTGAGAATTGGGACGTGGCTACACCCCACGAAGTACATCCCTCTGAATTTCACCCACATCAGAACCCAGAGCCCAGGAGATACTCACATTTGGACGGTTTCCAAAGGCAGCATAGAAGGGCTGCTTGGACGGGGCAAACAGATTCTTGATATCATTTAGACACTCAATTTTGAACTTCTCTGGTTTCTTTTCTATCActtctctaagaaaaaaatacaaatacaatcaCCAATCCCAAAATGGTCGTTGTCTCCAGTAAGTGGTCCTAAAAAAATTTCAGTGCTCACAACCACCCAATTTCTTCAATCCTTTGTAACTGgaatctttccttctccttctttgccAGTCTGATAACTAAGAAAATTTGAGTGATGAAGTTTAGGGAAGGAGAAAACTTGACAGTTCCTAGAACCTGCCTTTCTTCACCAGGCCCGCCACATGGCAGGTGAGCAGTATGTGGTAGGACACCATGAGGGACCAAAGAACTGGGAAAGGCGTGGCGGCTCCAACATCTGACATCTGTTCCCACACATCCCCCAACCTTGGGCCCAGCCCCACCCATATGCTGGGGCAGCGGGCTGCCTGCCGGAGAGGTACCTGTGGAAGGCGGAGAACAAGCTGCTGGGGGACAGCATCAGGGGGCCCCGGGGCAAGATTGTGCCCTTGTCATTGACCCAGTGCAGGTAGCCACGGGTCATGTCAGCCATGCCAATGGCACGGGCCGAGCAGTACAGAAACTTGTAGCCGTTCCTGAAAGAAAACACACCCTGTTAGCCCACATGTTCtggctaagagaaaaaaaaaaacaaaaaccaaaaaacaaaaaaacccccacacttttctttctttctttcttttttttgagtctcactctgttacccaggctggagtgctgtggcgccgtttcggctcactgcaacctccacctcctggattcaagcaattctcctgcctcagcctcccaaagtagctgggattacaggcatgcaacaccatgcccggctaatttttatattttttagtggagacagggtttcaccatgttggctaggttggtcttgagctcctaacctcaggtgatctgcccacctcagcctcccaaagtgctgggattacaggtgtgagccaccacgcccaacccacacttttcttttaaaagatccaaataaagTTCTTCTCATTTACTGTGAAAACCAAATTCTCAAATTTAGCAGGAAACTGCTTAGGATTATAGAGGTTTCACCTTTCCATGGAAAACGTGGGAAAAAAATGGAGGTACAGGCAACTAAGGATTATGTTAAATTTCTAAGTACTGATATAAAATGTTCAGCATCTAGTCCCTGAAAGCCAGATTAGAGGACAGAAAAAACCTTGGACTATCTTTAAATTACCcactgtaaagaaaaaataaaagcaatgtgCAAGATGCAAACCACTCCATCAGACAAGAAGCAAAATTATACCCAGGTAACTGACATAGTCATAATTTTCATATTATGGCATTCTCAACTAATGCTGAAGACACTGAGGTTCTTCAGATCAATGTAATATATGTATTAGGAACCCACAAAAGCCACAGCACGGCTATCTTCCCCTCAAAGGGTGCCCCAAGAGAGAGCAGCCCATGCAAGAACTATTTCCCCCATGCATGCGTGCACTATCTActcaaagaaatacaattttaaggctgggcgcgacagctcatgcctgtaatcccagcactttgggaggccgaggcagggggatcacctgaggttcggagttcgagaccagcctgaccaacatgatgaaaccccatctgtactaaaaatacaaaattagcttggccaggtggcatgtgcctgtaatcccagctactcgggagactgaggcagaagaatcacttaaacccgggaggcggagactgcagtaagccaaggtcgcaccattgcacttcagcctgggtgacaagagcaaaactccatctcaaaaaaaaaaaaaaaaaaaaaaagaagaaaaaaaagaatttaaaatacccagaaaataaaccaaaaatgaaaatcaGCTATCTTGTTAAATTCTAGCTAAAAAAGTAACTGTCATTCTAGTTATAGATGTAGATAGTGCCTGAAACACAGCACCGTGAGGATTAACTGAGATGACACAGGTAAGACACATGGTTCAATGCCAATGCCAGGTGCACACGGCTCCCACACCATCAACGGGAAAGGAGTGAGGAAGAGCGGGAAGGCTTCAGCATAAACACATGACTCATGTGGACTGAAGATTTACACCATTGTTCTATAGTTCTTAAAGCAAGCTTCCAGCTCACCAGAGCGAGTTAACATGTGGGGAGGGTACCTACTCATTGATGGAATGGTAGAGCTTTGCTATACCCTGGTGAGTCCAGTCTTTGCCCAGCTGTGGGAGAATCTGTCCCAAAGCATCCGACCTAAGAAAACGGTAGAAACAGGAAAACGTATCAGGAATCAAACACATAGAGCGTTTTCCTATTGGGTTGACTATCAGCTGCCAATAACTAATTGGTGGCGGGACACTCTTAAAAGGGGATTTAATCACAGCTTCAAGCAACTGCAAGGCCATCCCATGCAAATGCACCCACTGAGGTGCTTCTGAAAGCGGAGTCTCACGAGCGCCAGATGCGTGCGTTCGGAAGTAACTGACTACCACACATTCTCTTTTCCTCCGCCCCAATGTCAAGGGGCTTGTTTTCGTATCAGAATTGAAACCAAATAACTACATCTTTCCAAAAGTGATTTTTGACATTTGTTATGCACCCTCACCATCTCCTCCATGCAAAAAAATGACCCCATGTGGACTATACTGGGGACGCCTCAGGGCATATAGCTTATAAAATGCCTTGGCTGAGGGCTTCGCGCCCCAGGTGAGGAACTCCTCACCACACACTGCCTGCCCCTCCATGAGCACAGGGCTGTTCCCTGCCACCCACCTGAAGGATTGAGCTTACTTGGTTATTGTCCCATCAATATCAGAAATGATGATCTTGTCATTCCAGTTCCACAGGTAAATGGTCCCTGCACAGCGACAGGTGCCTTGATACTGGGTTGTAATACTAAACACAACATCATTTGGGCCATCATGGAGCTtcagttttgcctttttaaaaagcataagaataaagaaaatcagcTGAAAACATAGTTTGAAACGATTTAAAAATTCACAGAACAACAACTGGTGTCTCAGAATCCCAACAAGAGGCAGGATGGTTTCCGTGGTCTTAGACGCAGCCCACCACAGCAGCCCACCACAGCCAACCACAGCTAACAACGCCGAGGGAGCCACTGCCTGAACAGTATTTTGGGGTTCCAGGGACTTCTCTGAACCCCCACAAAGCAAAAGGTCTACTACTTCCACACCTGAGAATTACTGCTTTAGCCACAGCCTGCTCTGGTCCCAGCAAGACCTTTTCATACCGAAAATGGGTCAAAGTCAGGGtgggaaataagagaagaaattGTGTCTAAAATGTCATTTCTCTATTGCTGTGGCTCCTAAGAGACAGTACCTGGCTCAGCGCTGGGCTAGCTGTGTATGACTGACTCTCgagagatggaggaaggaggtCTGGGGTGGGTGGCAGGACCCAAGCCACAGGTTCCCCAGGTGGGCCTGATAGCTCTTGGGGGCGGGGGTCGTGGTTCCACTGTGGATAGGCATTGACACAACCATGCCGTGTGGTGTGTATACAGCTGGCGACGTGTGGACAGAAGAGGATGTGCATCAAATTAAACCATTACTAAAATAAGTCCTACTGGACAACACGGATCATGCAAGACTCACGATCTGGTCTGAGGAGAGGCGCAGAGACTTCTTATATGAAGTTGTGCTGCCGTGGCTCAGGGGCTCTGTGGGGATGGGGTCCACTGTGATGGATTCTTCGAGCTCCTGTGACCCCTCATCACTAGAGGAGTCATTCTCAGCCGGCCTGTTCAACATTAGCCCAGTTACGGAAGAGGCAGCAGGGCATTTTATTGATGAGAGCTTTTCATTTAGgatcaagaaaataaagatatccTAAATCCTTTCTAGGAATGGGTAGAGTTATCCCTTCTGCCATTCTCCCATATCCACAGCTTTGTATGCCTGAAATATTCATATCGTTAACTGATAAGGCCACTTTCATAACTGGCAAGCACTTACTTTCTGACTACGACCTGCTATTTTCTGCTATGCCCAGTGAATGCTAGAAGGTCTACTGACTCTTGTTGAAGAGGGTATGTATGTTTCACAAGgtacaaattaaagaaaacataatcGTTTACAATGATTTAACAAAactaggggctgggtgcagtgcttcacacctataatcccaacactttaggaggccgagttAGGAAGacaccttgagcccaggagtgtgagaccagcctgggcaacgtagggagaccTAGTTTCTacgaaacatttaaaaattagccaggggtagtgACACTTGTCTgtggtcctaactacttgggagtctgaggcaggaggactgcttgagcccagaagtttgagaccagcctgggcaacacagcaaggccctgtctctacaaaatacaaatttaaaaattagccaggcatggtgtcccacgcctgtagtcccagctactcaggaggctgaggcaggattgcatGAGCCGAGGAGCTATgattacgccattgcaccccagcctgagtgacacagtgagactctagaaaaaaacaaaaactagtaaGAAAAATTTTAGACACCCCTTAAAAGATATAGGATGGGGGGTGGTAAGGGGCAAGAAAATAAACCCTCAGCCTTAGACACTAAATGAAACAGCCAAGGGCTGGGAGAAGCAAGCATGCACTGGCTTGGGGGAGGTGGACAAGCCAAAGCAGAACAGGGCGTATCGCAAGCAACTCCTCTCAGGGCTGCTTACCCTAACTTTCCAAAGAATGCTGTTTCTTCCAGGAAATGAAACTCACCCAAGCCAACCTTCAGATTATTTTTTATGTCTCCCTTTGGCTCCAGATGGGATGCAGGGGGAGCAGGGGCACCAGGGACAACACGGCTAAAACATTCCTCATAACCCCTTCCCATACACTGATGTCACGGCTCCACAAGGAGGTagggtatttatttttctaagctgGTGATGTTTTTTAGAAAAGCAGTTGTCATCTGCTGAGTGGCACAAATATATCACATCATGCCATATCTGTAGAAGATGTTCCCAAGAACTAAACAAGCTGCCAAAATCAACTTAGAAGTAATGGCCCTGCTAGGAGGGCCTGAGTGCTATGAGCTGGGCAGAGGACAGGGCACCCACCTGGCACTGGCCGGCTCCTTGGAGCTGGATGGCAGGTCACTGGCTGGCGGTGCCTCAGATTTTCCCTCCTTGGATTCTGGCAGCTGTAACAGCAAGATGATAATGGCAACATGCAATTTTTTCCCTACAGATAAGCCAAGTTCATCAGCAGCCCTCTCTAGGAAAGAACACAACTGCTTTCTGAACCCACAACTTAAAAATGCTCAAAACCCAGACTTTCTCTATTCTGAGCCAAAGAATTAGAAACCTAAGACAGAAGTCATGTGCTTCTACACAAATCACTGTCCCTACAGACCCAgaagtaaaacattttaagagCACCATTTCAAGTCACAAAACATAATACGAGCAACCCAAACTTGTTAGGTCCTCAgcttccttctcctcctgggAGTAACTCACCACGTGCAGAAGGGACTGAAAGGCAGCCCCCTTGCTGATGTGGACATGAACTTGGTTCAGGCAAGACTTCCCTTCTGACATTTGAAAAACAGGTGAAAACTCCCTGAACCCTCTTTTTCAGAAGGtgctggggaaaaaaagatttgCTCTGCTGCTTGTTTAGTATGGTTCTCTGGATGAATTTCTACGGAGACCTGGTGGAACAGATTCTGGTTATTTGTATCTGGAACTATGAAGGCGGACGATAACCTTCTGCTCCTATCTGATAGGTAATGCAGTGAAGTAgaaagagcacaggctctggagtcagactcaAGGTCTTGCCCCAGCTCCATCTCTCACCAGTTACGTGACTTCGTGAAGCACCCAGGTTTCCTTACCTATGAAATGGCAACTCAAACATCTCTAGTGCTGAGCTACAGTAAAGGACCACTTGAAACAGCACCTGTACGTCGTAAATGCTCAAAAATGGAAACTGCTATATGGTAAAATAGCCCTATACAGTCCACATTCCTGTGCCTGACAAAAAGATTTTTTGAATAAATCAAAGATTCATTTCTTTCAGCCCATGAAAACAATGACCTCTAGGTCTGTTACCTGTTTGGTCATGCTTTCTCTCTTTCGCCAAAACCACCAGCGACCAGATTTCTTTGGCATCTTGTCTTTGACCCAGGACTCAACTGTGGCCTGAAAACAACCAACCTGGGTTAGTCTAGGCGATCTATTGGTCACACAGCACCTATCTTCTATGCTAGCCTGAAGGACGGGGCCTTACTATTGGAATGTGAGAATGTGAGCGATGCTCTCTCCATGCCTCCCAGACTCCTCTAGCGTTTTTAACACCTCTGAGAGACAGATCCCATCCTACTTTCATGGCAGCACAGTTTTGTGACAGCTCTGTGGCATAAGACCAGGCGGTCTGCTACGTAGGACCTTAGGGGCTGGCAGGTGGGCAAATCTCATTTATCTATCTTTGGAAAATGTGGTTCTCATGAGTTAAGAGGACCAACTAGGCTGATGATGTCTTCTTGGTGGACAGATTAAAAACCAATTGTGAGTTTGTATATAACAGGTATGTTAGCCACCATCTGCCCTAACCACACTGATGTCAAGCTTCTCTTGGCTACATCACCTTCGTCTTGCTGCTGCTTCCCATATTAATGGGAGAGAAAGTTTTTTTCATCCATTCCATATTTAACTTATGATTAGTAAAATCTCTCAACTTTTACAGACCATCAGAAACtagtatttatattaataaaaatgaaataaagaagtgGCAGCCCTGCTAATTTCCCAGAGTTTGGGCATGAGATATTTTTAGTGGGTACATATGACTTTGgtcttttatattaaatattaagctTAAGTAAAACTTTGAATAGTACCCAGTTTAGAAATATGCACATATGGATTTGTCTAAGTACTAGACACTGTGGATGCTTTCGGAAAGGCAGCAGATGGTGGATCGCCTCACCTTAGGCAAGCTCTTCTGGAATACTTGCAAGCTAAGGATCATGGGAGCTGCCAAAGCCCAGTTATAGtaactgtgagaaacaaaaatTGTGCAAAACCATTACACAGTGAAAGTGagcaagagagaaggggagggaatcaggaagggagagagaagtgaCATATAAAATTGCttattcttttcaataaatatgatcagctaaattttttgtcaCATGAATAACCTCTGCTTCAAGCACAACTTCTCTGAACAGAGAAGCCGTAAAATCTATCAGACAAAGTAACATTTCAAtgcttcatttaaaaacaaaattgaagcTTTACTTTCACTTCAAAGTCATTGCCCATTGGCTAATTTATATGAGATGACAagttttataagaaggaaaacttTTATAAGTAACAGTTAAAAATGGCACTTGTAAAAAAACTGCAAGAGTATTTAACAATTATAAAAGCAGGAGTATTTACCGATTGTATATCCTTATTACAAGGTTAGGATTGTCTATAAGTCCAGGGTTTTCTGCAAATTCGTGATAAGTAATGATATGCTCCATGAATTTTTCTGCAATGTAAAGTAATAATCAATTTGGTTAGAGATTACATAAATCCCTATATAAGACTATTATAATACTCTCTGCATTGCAGAAATTGCAGGCTAAAATCATCTTTctaaaaaaactaatttttgaatattcatcaaaagcaaaatgtCAGACGCTTTTTTTCCCCAGGACAAGAAAGAACACTTCTTTTCTATTCTCCTTTTCCACTGTCTCCCAGTGAAAACAAACTAGTAAAAAGGGACATGCCAGAGActttcaaaaaaatacatacacatgtggCTAGAGAGGGAcggaagacagacacagaaagacagacagtcacacacacatgcacacgaaaACTGCAAGTTCTATTCTCAGAGGAAGAAACTTTACTAATAGGCAACAGCATAACTGGGGAATGTTCATAGGGGTCTTACAGCTTTAGCA contains these protein-coding regions:
- the LPIN2 gene encoding phosphatidate phosphatase LPIN2 isoform X5; the protein is MKLGDNGEAFFVEETEEEYEKLPAYLATSPIPTEDQFFKDIDTPLVKSGRDETPSQSSDISHALETETIFTPSSVKKKKRRRKKYKQDSKKEEQAASPAAEDTCDVGLSSDDDKGAQAARGSSNASLKEEECKEPLLFHSGDHYPLSDGDWSPLETTYPQTACPKSDSELEVKPAESLLRSESHMEWTWGGFPESTKVSKRERSDHHPRTATITPSENTHFRVIPSEDNLISEVEKDASMEDTVCTIVKPKPRALGTQMSDPTSVAELLEPPLESTQISSMLDADHLPNPALAEAPSESKPAAKVDSPSKKKGVHKRSQHQGPDDIYLDDLKGLEPEVAALYFPKSESEPSSRQWPESDTLSGSQSPQSVGSAAADSGTECLSDSAMDLPDVTLSLCGGLSENGEISKEKFMEHIITYHEFAENPGLIDNPNLVIRIYNRYYNWALAAPMILSLQVFQKSLPKATVESWVKDKMPKKSGRWWFWRKRESMTKQLPESKEGKSEAPPASDLPSSSKEPASARPAENDSSSDEGSQELEESITVDPIPTEPLSHGSTTSYKKSLRLSSDQIAKLKLHDGPNDVVFSITTQYQGTCRCAGTIYLWNWNDKIIISDIDGTITKSDALGQILPQLGKDWTHQGIAKLYHSINENGYKFLYCSARAIGMADMTRGYLHWVNDKGTILPRGPLMLSPSSLFSAFHREVIEKKPEKFKIECLNDIKNLFAPSKQPFYAAFGNRPNDVYAYTQVGVPDCRIFTVNPKGELIQERTKGNKSSYHRLSELVEHVFPLLSKEQNSAFPCPEFSSFCYWRDPIPEVDLDDLS